From Chryseobacterium sp. H1D6B, a single genomic window includes:
- a CDS encoding porin family protein: MKKLLLALAVTAGTLVFAQEKAKSSSPIAFGLKAGLNISTISSDDSKSKAGFYGGAFANIPVASSFSVQPEVLYNGLGAKYDGNSDLKINLSYISVPVMFQYKATPEFYLEAGPQFSFLIDSKLKYQSNSTDAKDLVKGFDFGIGIGAGYYFTPNIGVNVRYVAGVTDIAKEVAGNQADGKNNVFQVGLAYKFN, from the coding sequence ATGAAAAAATTATTATTAGCGTTAGCAGTTACTGCTGGTACATTAGTATTCGCTCAGGAAAAAGCTAAATCTTCTTCTCCAATTGCATTTGGATTAAAAGCAGGTCTTAACATTTCTACAATCTCTTCAGATGATTCAAAATCAAAAGCAGGATTTTACGGAGGTGCATTTGCAAACATTCCAGTAGCTTCAAGCTTCAGTGTTCAGCCGGAAGTTTTATACAATGGATTAGGAGCAAAATATGATGGAAACAGTGATTTAAAAATCAATTTAAGTTACATCTCTGTTCCTGTAATGTTCCAGTATAAGGCAACTCCTGAGTTTTATCTTGAAGCTGGACCTCAATTCAGTTTCTTAATCGATTCTAAACTTAAGTATCAGTCAAACTCTACAGATGCTAAAGATCTTGTAAAAGGTTTTGATTTTGGTATTGGTATCGGTGCTGGATATTATTTCACTCCAAACATCGGAGTAAATGTAAGATATGTAGCAGGTGTTACAGATATTGCTAAAGAAGTAGCAGGTAACCAAGCTGACGGAAAAAACAATGTATTCCAAGTTGGTTTAGCTTACAAATTCAATTAA